A window from Ignavibacteriota bacterium encodes these proteins:
- a CDS encoding heavy metal translocating P-type ATPase, with amino-acid sequence MTCASCVGRVEKAAASLPGVHSAVANLASEKLTLTIEPGQADLQKIRSAVEDAGYKLSLPAASDPTGQAPLRDAALTTLRSDLVLSVALSLPVMILSMLAMSPWVMARDWFDHDTLNRILFLLTVPVIFLPGKRFFTGMWAAARQRTADMNTLVALGTGAAFAYSTVATLFPTWLGLADGMPDVYFDTTVTIITLILLGKFLELRAKRRASDALKMLLTLQPTTARVVRDDAIVAIPQSDVVVGDIVTVRPGERIPVDGVVVYGATAIDESMVTGESVPVDKAAGDAVIGGTMNVNGAIDFRATAVGSATVLQRIVKLVEEAQGSKAPIQQLADRIASVFVPVVISIAAITFILWLVAAQVPFVQALVHAIAVLIIACPCALGLATPAAIMVGTGAGARMGVLIRNAEALERIGAITAVLFDKTGTLTTGHVTVVRVTAVAGTARERVLALASSLEIRSEHPLAQAIVRAAEADGLSLPSATSFKALTGVGVSGIVDGVDVHVGRPVGEHALTALPDDLRAQVAADMQDGRTVVLVHAGGGAIGAIALADTIKTGSAHAVRALADLHVRSVMLTGDHPGAARPIARQAGIAEVYAGLLPEDKVERIKALQAQGEKVAMVGDGINDAPALAVADVGVAMGTGTDVAMETADLTIVKGDLAGVVRAIHLSRRTIRTIRQNLFWAFLYNVLGIPLAAFGLLDPMIAAAAMAFSSVSVLTNALRLRRAVRDERAPTTH; translated from the coding sequence ACTTCCCGGTGTCCACTCCGCTGTTGCCAACCTCGCCAGCGAAAAACTGACATTGACCATAGAACCGGGGCAGGCCGACCTCCAAAAGATCAGGTCGGCGGTGGAAGACGCCGGTTACAAGCTCAGCCTGCCGGCAGCGAGCGATCCGACCGGCCAGGCGCCCCTCCGCGATGCGGCACTCACAACCCTGCGTTCAGATCTTGTTCTCAGTGTCGCCCTTTCATTACCGGTCATGATCCTCAGTATGCTCGCCATGTCGCCCTGGGTCATGGCGCGGGACTGGTTCGATCATGATACGCTGAACAGGATCCTCTTCCTGCTCACGGTGCCGGTCATCTTCCTTCCCGGCAAACGGTTCTTCACCGGGATGTGGGCAGCGGCACGGCAGCGGACGGCGGACATGAACACGCTGGTGGCTCTTGGCACCGGAGCAGCATTTGCCTACAGTACGGTTGCCACGCTGTTTCCCACCTGGCTCGGCCTTGCCGATGGGATGCCCGATGTCTACTTCGATACGACCGTCACGATCATCACCCTGATCCTGCTGGGCAAGTTCCTCGAACTGCGCGCGAAGCGGCGGGCATCCGATGCCCTGAAGATGCTCCTCACCCTGCAACCGACAACCGCCCGGGTCGTCCGTGACGATGCGATCGTTGCCATCCCGCAATCCGATGTCGTTGTCGGCGACATCGTTACGGTCAGGCCGGGCGAGCGCATTCCGGTGGATGGTGTTGTTGTCTACGGCGCGACCGCGATCGACGAATCGATGGTCACCGGCGAAAGTGTTCCCGTTGACAAGGCGGCAGGGGATGCCGTGATCGGTGGGACCATGAATGTGAATGGTGCCATCGACTTCCGGGCGACCGCGGTGGGGTCTGCGACCGTCCTCCAGCGTATCGTGAAACTCGTTGAAGAAGCGCAGGGCTCCAAAGCGCCGATCCAGCAACTCGCCGACCGCATCGCCTCGGTCTTCGTTCCCGTCGTCATCAGCATCGCCGCCATCACGTTCATCCTGTGGCTCGTTGCCGCCCAGGTGCCGTTCGTTCAGGCGCTCGTCCATGCCATCGCCGTGCTCATCATCGCCTGTCCGTGTGCTCTTGGCCTCGCGACACCGGCGGCGATCATGGTCGGGACCGGTGCCGGTGCGCGTATGGGGGTGCTGATCAGGAATGCGGAGGCACTGGAGCGCATCGGTGCGATCACGGCGGTGCTCTTCGACAAGACCGGGACCCTGACCACAGGTCACGTGACCGTCGTACGCGTGACCGCTGTCGCCGGGACCGCGCGCGAACGGGTCCTGGCGCTGGCATCGTCGCTGGAGATCCGGTCGGAGCATCCGCTTGCACAAGCGATCGTACGGGCAGCAGAGGCGGACGGGCTGTCACTGCCATCAGCTACGTCCTTCAAGGCTCTCACCGGGGTCGGCGTTTCGGGCATCGTCGACGGCGTGGATGTTCATGTCGGGCGTCCGGTGGGCGAGCACGCACTCACCGCTCTGCCGGACGATCTGCGTGCACAGGTGGCGGCCGATATGCAGGACGGCCGCACCGTGGTTCTCGTGCATGCCGGGGGGGGAGCGATCGGTGCGATCGCGCTCGCCGACACGATCAAGACCGGTTCAGCGCACGCTGTTCGGGCGCTCGCGGATCTCCATGTGAGATCGGTGATGCTCACGGGTGATCACCCCGGGGCTGCACGGCCGATCGCGCGCCAGGCGGGCATCGCCGAGGTGTACGCTGGCCTCCTGCCGGAGGACAAAGTGGAGCGGATCAAGGCGCTTCAGGCGCAGGGCGAAAAAGTGGCGATGGTCGGCGATGGCATCAATGACGCACCCGCGCTCGCGGTTGCCGATGTCGGGGTGGCGATGGGGACAGGCACCGATGTTGCCATGGAAACGGCGGACCTGACCATTGTGAAGGGCGACCTTGCAGGTGTTGTGCGAGCCATTCATCTCTCCCGGCGGACGATCAGAACGATCCGTCAGAACCTCTTCTGGGCATTCTTGTATAATGTTCTTGGCATCCCTCTCGCCGCGTTCGGCCTGCTTGACCCCATGATCGCGGCCGCGGCAATGGCGTTCAGTTCCGTGAGTGTGCTGACGAATGCACTCCGGCTCCGCAGGGCGGTCAGGGACGAACGGGCACCGACCACACACTGA